A window of Planctomycetia bacterium contains these coding sequences:
- a CDS encoding glycoside hydrolase family 2 TIM barrel-domain containing protein — protein MRRSMLAAVLIGLAISSADGAEWKPAKGPLMTRWAADVSPAKVLPEYPRPTLVRDAWKNLNGLWEYAVTDIKSAQVPAKFEGEILVPFPIESALSGVMRRVSDQERLWYRRSFDVPSDWRQGRVLLHFGAVDWETTVNVNGKALETHRGGFDNFSFDITDALVGGAEQELVVSVTDPTSSGTQPRGKQVNNPESIYYTPTTGIWQTVWLEPVAVTSIAALRITPNVDTKSVKIEPVIAGDANGVPLIVTAHDGDTEVAGGYAPAGETIDLTFDQPKLWSPDSPHLYNLRVRLERDGKTIDSATSYCALRKIELIKDAAGVNRIALNGEQIFQVGPLDQGFWPDGLFTAPTDEALKFDLDETIRLGFNMTRKHVKVEPERWYYWCDKLGLLVWQDMPSGDQAIGPNGGEITRTKASAAQYELELAEMLRERHNHPSIITWVVFNEGWGQFDTVRVTNETKQRDPSRLVDCASGWNDFPAGDLVDVHVYPGPGAPPLDEKRATVLGEFGGLGLGVDGHTWTDKTWGYRGAASQDDLTVRYETMLRASWKLLRDSGLNAVVYTQITDVETEANGLYTYDRAVLKVNADRIRAANLGQLPDLVDLVKSSQQEEHIWRYTFTKPAEDWFAEKFNDKTWQQGPAGFGTEGTPGAAVRTTWSGESIWLRREVELDAAPTNQVFLYVHHDEDCEVYLNGILAAKLDGYSVDYEAVPISPEAQATLRAGQNTIAVHCSQTGGGQYIDVGLLESEPQK, from the coding sequence ATGCGGCGATCGATGCTTGCGGCGGTTCTGATTGGCTTGGCGATTTCCTCGGCCGATGGCGCCGAATGGAAGCCGGCGAAGGGACCGCTGATGACCCGTTGGGCGGCGGACGTGTCGCCAGCTAAGGTACTTCCGGAGTATCCGCGCCCCACGCTTGTGCGCGACGCCTGGAAAAACCTGAACGGCCTCTGGGAGTACGCCGTTACGGACATCAAGTCGGCCCAAGTCCCCGCGAAGTTCGAAGGGGAAATTCTGGTCCCGTTTCCGATTGAGTCGGCCCTGTCAGGCGTGATGCGCCGCGTCAGCGATCAAGAGCGACTCTGGTATCGCCGGTCGTTCGATGTGCCGAGCGATTGGCGTCAGGGACGGGTGCTGTTGCACTTCGGCGCCGTCGATTGGGAGACCACAGTCAATGTAAACGGCAAAGCGCTGGAAACGCACCGCGGCGGCTTCGACAACTTTTCCTTCGACATCACCGACGCCCTCGTCGGGGGCGCCGAGCAGGAACTAGTCGTCAGCGTGACCGATCCCACCAGTTCGGGCACGCAACCGCGCGGCAAGCAAGTCAATAACCCGGAAAGCATCTACTACACGCCGACCACGGGCATCTGGCAGACCGTTTGGCTGGAACCCGTCGCGGTGACCTCGATCGCCGCATTGCGAATCACGCCGAATGTCGACACAAAGTCCGTCAAAATTGAGCCGGTGATCGCCGGCGACGCCAACGGCGTGCCTCTGATTGTCACCGCGCACGACGGCGACACCGAGGTGGCTGGCGGCTACGCCCCCGCGGGCGAGACGATCGACCTCACCTTCGACCAGCCGAAACTTTGGTCACCGGACTCGCCGCATCTCTACAACCTGCGCGTGCGGTTGGAACGCGATGGCAAGACCATTGATTCCGCCACCAGTTACTGCGCACTGCGCAAGATTGAGCTCATCAAGGACGCGGCCGGGGTGAATCGCATTGCGCTCAACGGCGAGCAGATCTTTCAGGTCGGCCCGTTGGATCAAGGCTTCTGGCCGGACGGGCTGTTCACCGCGCCGACCGACGAGGCCCTGAAATTCGATCTCGACGAGACAATCCGACTCGGTTTCAACATGACGCGCAAGCACGTCAAGGTCGAGCCGGAACGCTGGTACTACTGGTGCGACAAGTTGGGCCTGCTGGTCTGGCAAGATATGCCGAGCGGCGACCAGGCGATCGGCCCCAATGGTGGCGAGATCACGCGCACAAAGGCATCGGCCGCCCAATACGAGCTCGAGCTCGCCGAGATGCTCCGCGAGCGGCACAATCACCCGTCGATTATCACCTGGGTCGTTTTCAACGAAGGCTGGGGACAATTCGACACGGTGCGCGTCACCAACGAAACCAAGCAGCGCGATCCTTCGCGGCTCGTCGACTGCGCCAGCGGCTGGAACGATTTCCCGGCCGGCGACCTGGTTGATGTTCACGTCTATCCCGGTCCCGGCGCGCCGCCGTTGGATGAAAAGCGCGCTACCGTGCTCGGCGAATTCGGCGGCCTAGGTCTCGGCGTGGACGGTCATACATGGACCGACAAGACTTGGGGCTATCGCGGCGCCGCCAGCCAGGACGATCTGACGGTGCGCTACGAAACGATGCTCCGCGCCAGTTGGAAATTGCTCCGCGACTCAGGTTTGAACGCCGTGGTCTACACGCAGATTACCGACGTCGAAACCGAGGCCAACGGGCTCTATACCTACGATCGCGCGGTGCTCAAGGTCAACGCCGACCGCATCCGCGCGGCAAATCTCGGCCAATTGCCGGACCTCGTCGATCTGGTTAAGAGTTCCCAGCAAGAGGAGCACATCTGGCGCTACACGTTCACGAAGCCGGCCGAGGATTGGTTCGCCGAGAAGTTCAACGACAAAACCTGGCAACAAGGCCCCGCCGGGTTCGGCACAGAAGGCACTCCCGGCGCCGCAGTCCGCACGACGTGGAGCGGAGAATCGATCTGGTTGCGCCGCGAAGTCGAACTCGACGCCGCGCCGACGAACCAGGTATTCCTCTATGTTCACCATGACGAAGACTGCGAAGTCTATCTCAACGGCATCCTGGCCGCGAAACTCGACGGCTACTCAGTCGACTACGAAGCCGTGCCGATCTCCCCGGAAGCCCAGGCAACACTCCGCGCCGGCCAGAACACCATCGCGGTCCACTGCAGCCAAACCGGCGGCGGGCAGTACATCGACGTTGGGTTGTTGGAGTCGGAACCACAGAAATAA